Below is a genomic region from Eupeodes corollae chromosome 1, idEupCoro1.1, whole genome shotgun sequence.
ttttataaaagtgtattatttatttctgtactgtcatctgtttgtatttttggtttaatgtttttcttcatTTAGTTTATAAGTTTCTTAAGGTCCGTCTAACTAAAACATTTATCTTACTTATAAGTTTCTTATTTATGCTTCATTTAAGTGGGTTTGacttttctaacatttttaaaaatctgcttttaataattcttttgtttaccagacttaagaacaaaatttcatGGCAAAAACAAATATGGACATAAGATAAGTTTTGATTCTGGTTATGTTTAAGTcataaattttatgaacaaatcGACACGTGCGTAAATGtttataatacaaacaaaagtagagattttatttatttaatttttgtatggtaaaaattatgataaaatagtaaaaaaagctTGTAATTTCGTACATGTGCCTAGGTTTTGTTTACAATCGTTTATTGCTTTTGATAGAGTGAAAGATCAGCTTCAGAAAAGAATATTGTATAGCAGCTAGAGAAAATTGTAGCAGAttctcttacttacttaaggcggcgctacagtcctgtgtgaacttgggcctcacccaacaaacttctccatctagctcggtccctagctagattaCTCCagtttgcgctccaagttgggtgaggttactTACCACttttgcgcgccacctgatccgcggtcttcctctactacgttGTCCTGTGGTAGTagttcgaagactttccgggccggaagATTCTCTTAGAAAGTAAAATGGAaataagatttgaaaatttgataaaaaataaaacattttccagTAACAGGTTGCATTTTTAATAGAACGATATTTTGGCAGCAGTTACTCTTGAAgatgtcattttttgacatttaccaAGTAAAACTTACATTATTACTTAATAGAACAACACTTCCTTTAGCAACTTGTTGAATATGTTAGAATTCAGTATAAAATGGTGACAACGTCATCAGTTCctagttttgaaaagaactttattttctaaattggtGATCATAATTGAAATCTTGTGGTTAAAaacctttagacttttttcatCTAGATCGCGTGAAAGAAGCAGCTTTTGCTGATGCATGTTCAAAACTAAAGAAAGGAAGATATAAAGcttatattatttaatgttgTGGCAAAGAATGTGCCTTTATTATAAAGAAAGCGTTTAGTACAAATATAATACAAATGATTTATGGCAAGTTGCCGCCGCGGATCGATTAAATAAATTCCAGGCGAGAAGTCCAACCAAAAGATTCCTTCAATTAATTGATGGGTCGCTTAACCAAAcgattattttggtaataaatttccACGTTTTTTAAACGATGCTGaggtaaaaattttattttttttaaagctttatttatGACAGAAGAAATGTTACAACTTATGCAGAGTTTGtgaaacttttagaaaatattattaatatttatactaaatattgaagatagATATTATAGATTAGAAAAAACATCTCAAATCTACTTATTGAAATAAGAGAGCCTCAAGAAGCTTTTTTTAAGCCATTTCTCAGCAATCTGAGTTGAATTAGTGGTTTAAGAGTCAAATTTGTATTACTTCTTTTGATAGATTTcggaaaagtgcaatttgattgttagaaacaactttttcgaaaactaGTGTAATTTAcactattttatttcttatgttttcTTAAGTTTCAAAACACACATTAACTGCGTTCTAACATGTCTTTCTAAAGTAGATTTGACATTATACCCTTTAAAAAAGGCATAACCTATCATGGCACAATTTTagaaccatattttttttaacaaaaatctattAAGGTGCAATGGACATAACGTCTGATTTCAAGAGGTAAAACTTCCAcacaattttgttaaagaaaatccatgaaaaatagagtttttttctaaaatatcatTGAACTTCCTTAAAAAGCCAATCATCATGAATTATAAAATCAGGGATTCGAAGTAAGAACTTATGTgtgtgattttaaattttttcgaaacatttattcagtttatatttccaaTCAATCAATCTCAAAGATTCCTGTATTCacagaaatacaaacaaaatttctcatgGAAATGTAatgcttttgttttcaaaactcttagaaatattcatttatgattcgatttttcaagTATTGTCTACGGCACAATTCACAAAGGAAGgaaagaaatacaaagcttTATTGATAGCTTTGGAGGAACGTCAATTCTGTTTCTTCAAATACCTCAGAAACATAAATTGTTCAACTGTTCCATGGAGAAATGTCTGTTTTCTTagaattgtgttttttattcTGTAGTAAAATCAACAGAATTGGGAAAGtacaattttaatagttttggaaCCATAAGTTTCCACTTGGTAAATTGTCCAAAAATTCGTTTCGAATCATCCTGTTTTTAACAATGTTATagatgtttcaaaaacaaagaagcAATGGAAacaggaattttatttttaacatttttcacatTTAGTAGAAAtcgcagaaatatgcagaaataTGTGTAACGACTTATTTTACCCTTAAAAAGTTAGCCctgatataaattaaattctttaaaagcttCTATAAGGCTGCAAAAATgggattattttgtttgtaatgaaCAATAAATCATGAATCATATCTATGACGTTATAAACACAAATTCCTCAGAAGTAAAAAAGATCCATGTTCGAAATCAGTTAACAACAAGAGGCAAATACTTCGCGAAACAAAAGtaattgattttgataaaaatctaataatCTAATCGACATATGACAACTCATGTGAAAACGATAAGAACAATATTGTCAAGATTGACAAATCAACAATTTTAGTAGACTTTTGCACTGTATTACTATTTATTTAGTTCCGTCGCGAAGAAAACGACGCACGACGACACGAACGTAGTAAAagtaaatatcttctttttgtgTTAACCTCCTGATAGCTTTATCactttcttataaatatttttgttgaatacaaatttttgctAAGACTCTATAAATTCGCAAGCATCATTTATCTTTACACCTATATAcctaaaaaaaccaaaataactAAATCAATACAATCTTATCTTATGACCTTAAATGCCATGTTAACCGATTAATCaaactcttttctttttcttttttgaagttaaatacGTACCtactcaaaaacatttttgatgacaTCCGATTGTTATCAggcttttttttggtttcttatCAGCGCAGCAATATGCCCACTTAAAGACATCTTTTATGGTCTAAAATACAACTTGAAgtccttttgtttttcttataatataaaatataaaatatcgatttcaaactAACAGATTGTCATGCTttagttttatcaaaataatataattgtaCATATTTACGTGTATTAAACTGATAAACCTTTTGATATTCGAGCTTATGGCTTTTTTAACTGAGGTATTTCATTCTCATTTTAGCCATCGTTTTCTTCGCAAGTCGTGTTCTcgtttttgacaaacaaaaaaagaaagaattgaaATGGCTTCTTGTTGGAAATCCTTGACCCGTCGGAAAATGCCAGACGAAAGTGAATCGAAGCTGGCTCGTGTGCTAACACTCTTCGATTTGACAGCATTGGGAGTTGGCAGTACTTTGGGTCTGGGGGTGTATGTCCTGGCCGGGTCGGTGGCGTACGAACAGGCAGGACCCGCTGTGGCTGTATCGTTTGCTATTGCTGCTGTAGCATCGGCTTTTGCAGGACTTTGCTATGCGGAGTTTGCTGGGAGAGTCCCGAGGGCAGGAAGTGCCTATGTGTACAGCTATGTGACGGTTGGCGAGTTTGTCGCCTTCACTATTGGTTGGAATCTAATTCTGGAGTACGTCATCGGTAAGGAGCTATGGAAAAGTGGTGATGGTGGTGTTAATTTGCGGCAATGTTACTTTTCACAGGCACGGCCAGTGTGGCGAGAGGACTAAGTGGCTATCTGGATCAACTCATTAACAACACCATGGCGACGACATTGAAGGATGTAATGCCAATTAATGTCGCCTTCCTGGGAGACTATCCTGATTTCTTTGCAGCCGGTATGGTGATTATACTGGGTTGTCTTTTGGCCTTTGGTGTCAAAGAGTCCAGTGTCCTGAACAATATATTTACGTGTGTGAATATGCTGACAGTTTGCATTGTCCTGGTAGCTGGAACGATAAAGGGTGAGTTCATCATAGAGCTTTTGTGATTGTTTCGGAAATTGATTGATCCCTTTTCTCTGTttctcttttttgatttatgtatatAGCCGATTCGCATAATTGGGCTCTGACGGATGTGCCAGAAGGTGCTGGAGTTGGTGGATTTATGCCATATGGCTGGGCTGGGGTAATGGCAGGAGCAGCAAAATGCTTTTATGGTTTTATTGGATTTGATGTTGTGGCTACAACTGGCGAGGAAGCTATCAATCCCAAAAAGAATATACCATTGTCCATTATTATATCattgataattatatttttggcatATTTTGGTGTTTCGACGGTCTTGACAATGATGTGGCCTTATTACTTACAGGTGAGTTAGAGTAGTAGAATTTAGTGCATTTTGAAGgttaaattataagaattatACGGAATATTGTAGTAAAATTCTAAAGTTTGCTATTTcagtatattaaatattttaatatgttaaaaCTTCGGgtgataattttgtataaaaattaagagATTTTGTtccttaaatgatttaaatttgcttaaaattgctttttcattgatttgaaaaagtttaacaTCTGAATCcagttcttaaaaacaaaatattatgtattttttttggaaaataattagTTTCCGAAAGTTTAAGCcacgttttattttgaaatttttttgaaatatggttACCAGGCTGTTCAAATATATATGTTGCATAAAAATGTGTGATTTTGGTAAATTCTTCagctaaattgattttttcattaaaaatatcaagtttCTTTTTATGAGAAATTCTGAATTCTGAATTTCAATCatattatgatattttaaagattttaaacttTACTTAATAGTTTCCTTAAACTTAATGGCTGCTTTTTGAATTGGCAAGGCCTAACACTCAACCCAGTTTGGaaactaaaagttttttgttaacatttgataaaaagtaagtttattttttgcaaacttCACTTAGAAAAGTCGAATATATCTTATATGTCAATTTCAATGTTGACATTTCATTGAAATATAGTTACAAAgttgtccaaaaatatttcgttGAGTACAAAATGTCTCAAAAAATGTAGAATTTGCTTGCAGAAATGTTTTCTTCATACTCATATTTTGGTAATTTCAAGTATTTGCCTTCATTCTTGATTTGGCAAAGTCCAACATACAAGAccagtttttaaaatcaaagtttttcgTTAAGTTTTCGTTAACTTTTTGTGATGtttgatatttctttgaaatatgGTTACCAGGttatccaaaaatatttgattgaataaatttttcatttgatgaatttttgcaaaaataattgacttgaacttttcttatttttatttgtttagaacCCTGATGCACCATTTCCACATGTCTTCCAAGAAGTTAATTGGATAGCAATTAAGTGGATTGTTACTATTGGAGCTATTTTTGCTCTAACCACAAGTTTATTGGGAGCAATGTTCCCGCTTCCTCGTGTCCTTTATGCTATGGGAAAAGATGGAATTATCTTTAAGAGTTTTGCCAAAGTAAATGCATACACCAAAACTCCATTGATTGCGACGATAATATCAGGGACTTTATcaggtatttaaaaataagtgaaaaattagaaagaaatcaaaaaatgttgttttattttcagctaTAATGGCCCTGATTTTCGATCTTCATCAACTGATTGAGATGATGTCAATTGGAACTCTCCTGGCATATGCTATCGTTGCTATTTGTGTTCTAGTTCTTCGCTACCAACAAGATGACATTCAAATGAAGGAGGTCAGAGTTGAGATGCCGATAATCATGAGACagcttttcaatttgaattttgtcaAAGAAGCCAATTCATTGACATCGAACATCACTAAAATTGGAATTGTCGTCTTTTTCATTCTATCCCTCGTAACCTGTAGTATAATGAAGTTTGTCGGCTTTAGCTCGACATGGGGAATAGTTTCGGTCTCGGTTCTTGTGGTGATACTCTTATTGATTCTATTTTCAATTCAGCGACAACCCGAATCGAGTATGgagctgtcatttaaagttcCATTGGTTCCGTTCATTCCGTGTATAAGTGTCTTTTTCAATATCTATCTTATGTTCCAATTGGACTTGAATACTTGGATTAGGTTTTTGATTTGGATCGGACTTggttacttaatttatttcaccTATGGTATTCGGAATTCAACGCAAGGTATAGCCAATAATGCTCGTATTCCACCACCACCGCCATTAGAAAACGGTCATAAGATGGATTGTGAAAAATCATAAGAAGCTATTTTTGGTTAGGATTAAAGATAATATTTCGTTAGGGTCATATGAAAGAAGCAGAACATTGAATTTCAATGAttgtttatgttaattttgaaaaataaccttTAAGAATGCCTCGCactaaaaatcaatatgttGGCTTCTTCGTGACCGAAAAcgttatgcattttttttaaataagggtTCATTCCCAAAAACTCACATgacagtatttttgtttgtttagagaaaaaaaatattgttaagatttaagttttatttatttataagagaTTTAAgatagtttaatatttttttttttttattcgaaaacttacaatatttacttaaaaccaAAGAGATTAAGTTTGCATTGAACACCCAAagaatttattagaattttatattattaaaatttaaagacagtttaaccaaaaaaagaaaaacacaatcaAAGTGTCGCGATATGTTAAGgaccaacaaataaaaatgtgcaAATTTTTGGCACAAAGTGccataaatataaaacatttatgaacattttaaattgattatttttttacagtaagtacttaaattcatatttttaaatgaccaTTTCATAAAATAAGCTTCATTTATAATCaattatgatgatgattatacttttaagataaaaatataaatattaaaaacaaattatctataaacatttttatttttgtaaatttttattaatgtcgttaattaaaaatgtattaaatttggTTTTAGCCAATTTACAagcttaattcaaaaataatcgaACAATGATTAAgataatcaatacaaataattttagcgaaaatgttttcgaaattgttatttttaaataaaaaatgtataaaagattaaattgaaaatatgtcGATGGTAATCTTATCTTTTTGgaaaagttttcaataaaaagtcaAGTGAAGTGGATGACTTATTTGATAATATGAGCTAAGTGGTACGAACGAAGTATGTACATCATCAGGTAGGTATAAGAAAAAcacttcaaattgaaattgtaaGCGCATACgaatacaaaacaataaagaaGAGTCTCCACTTCAGAGCTTGGCTATTTCCACTTAAGAGTTTGATCCAAGATAATGCATTCCAAATCTAATGTCTCGAAATGAATATTAAACTATTACCAGTGTTAGCGTTCCCAATAaagaataaacaataaacacagatttttagagttttaatgTTACCTTCGATACTTGTTATTGAGTTCAAATTCAACTAGACGTAatgtaaaaatcaaattgacattttttgccAAGCCATATGGAAAAAGAATAGCATTTTAGGATAAATTAGTTTGCTTATTTTAACCAAGCTGATCAACGTACATATTTGAATCGATTCGTTATGATTGATTAGGTAATCTAACTTTATCTTAATATATTGGCTAATTTCAACCACAGAAGGATGTTTTAAATCTGTAGAATAATCAGTGTAAATACAGTCGACTGCTTGACCAAGTTCTAAGATATTTGATAACTTGATCAAAAATGCAAGTAAACTATTAACTattcttttaattatataaaaatattctttaattgaaaatcaCAAAAGTACTtgtttgaaaacaacaaaatatcggATAGTTTAGGGATTGGTCTTTAATTAGAAGttacaattttgtttccatATTTAAGGACCGGTTTGATAAATGCCTTCTTCCATATGGTTTgaaatgtacctacatatgcTTACTATTGACTTTCaagattattttaattgtaagaATACATTCCGGTCtcgaaatttaagaaaaaaatgttaatctaTTTTTACGGAAATAATAATGGagttatttttatcaaacagaAGTAAAATCGATTGAATAACTATGAGATTGCTTTTTAGTATAAGGCATatccaaaaggtaatttttcttgatttgagaTAAGCAAAATCATTGATcacattttcaaaatcgatgCCTTTGAGGATGTCGCTTTCAATTGCCATCAGCAACAAACATGTCAATCTTTCTGAATCATTGTAGTTCTGAGttcgtttttgattctttttagcTTAGAGAATTGACGTTCCCCATTGCAATTGGTCTCAatcatattttagaaaattcttagagcaatttcaacatttggaaattcatcttcaattttattagtttttaaaaaataataaagctcgaaatatgtaggtacatttcATTTTCGTGTCGACTAATTTTCAAgtagtcttttaaattcaacatgTAGTTCATCTCCGTTTACATCCTCGGTGTGAAATTTAGCAAAAGATTTGCAGTTCTCTTTTAAGTCTTCtgaattcagattttttaatcgaaaaaagtcaaaacgttgGCCAATCTTCTCATACGAACCTATTCGCTTTTTCAAATGAACGCTTAGTGTGTCGACAATGGGAAGAAAGGTTTCAATTATTAATCTTTCTTTCCCAATCAGAATTACTGAGGGAACATAGCCGTCAAAAAAAGTCTGGCGTGagctttttttctttcagaaaGGTCCTTATATTCGGAATCCGGGTTTTTTTGTCTAGCTGATGaatcaaagttatcaaaattgaCCCTGATCCCAAATAAATTCATCTATTGCACTCAGCAAATTTATTGCAACATTTAGGGtaatattttgtctttaaagtaaagtacttgttttattaattctttacaATACAGAGTTCTAAAGTTCTGTAAGTATGGTAAATTCAagtttggacatttttttgcaaagacTAAATGCTTCTTCTCTGGCCTCTCTTGCCTGTCTTAAATCGTTCACTATAGACATCaaagcttcttcaatttcttgatgACCTTTTTATAAGGCGATTAGTGCATCAGCTCGCGCCGATCATCTTGTTTgagaaagactttttaaaacttttttggacCTAAATAAGCAGTCAACACACTCCATCGATGAGAAGAtaccgaaaaaaatgtatacaaatttttgaataatgtcaaaGAATTTGGTTGCTTCTAAGACATACTCAGCGGCGTGCACTCCTACCAAGTTTAATGAGTGCCCTGCACATGGtacaaaagtgtcaaatttacAGTCTTCTTTTATTCTTGCCTGCAGACCAGTAAACTTTCTAGACGTATTTGCCGCGTTGTCGTAGCTTTGGCCTCTGCAACCTGATATCAAAATGTCATGATACTCCAAAAACTTCAGTATGGTTTCCGCTAAACAATCGTTAATTGGTAAGTCCAAAAACGTTCCAACAGGCTCGTGATCTTTTACGTaatgaataatacaaaaataatgatacTTTCAAcgataattgaaaaatatttgcca
It encodes:
- the LOC129939968 gene encoding cationic amino acid transporter 2-like — its product is MASCWKSLTRRKMPDESESKLARVLTLFDLTALGVGSTLGLGVYVLAGSVAYEQAGPAVAVSFAIAAVASAFAGLCYAEFAGRVPRAGSAYVYSYVTVGEFVAFTIGWNLILEYVIGTASVARGLSGYLDQLINNTMATTLKDVMPINVAFLGDYPDFFAAGMVIILGCLLAFGVKESSVLNNIFTCVNMLTVCIVLVAGTIKADSHNWALTDVPEGAGVGGFMPYGWAGVMAGAAKCFYGFIGFDVVATTGEEAINPKKNIPLSIIISLIIIFLAYFGVSTVLTMMWPYYLQNPDAPFPHVFQEVNWIAIKWIVTIGAIFALTTSLLGAMFPLPRVLYAMGKDGIIFKSFAKVNAYTKTPLIATIISGTLSAIMALIFDLHQLIEMMSIGTLLAYAIVAICVLVLRYQQDDIQMKEVRVEMPIIMRQLFNLNFVKEANSLTSNITKIGIVVFFILSLVTCSIMKFVGFSSTWGIVSVSVLVVILLLILFSIQRQPESSMELSFKVPLVPFIPCISVFFNIYLMFQLDLNTWIRFLIWIGLGYLIYFTYGIRNSTQGIANNARIPPPPPLENGHKMDCEKS